From Oceanibaculum indicum P24, a single genomic window includes:
- a CDS encoding DUF805 domain-containing protein, with product MEVILVPAGLLGLAVFAVTIWASVRVLHRIGHSGWWVLASFVPVLNIALIWALALQRWPNDGAENSAGANNPGPDEPLWSPESLKSAGTGPAGGNTEPPTALPPAKS from the coding sequence ATGGAGGTGATCCTGGTGCCCGCCGGCCTGCTGGGCCTGGCGGTATTCGCCGTCACCATCTGGGCATCGGTGCGCGTCCTGCACCGGATCGGCCATTCCGGCTGGTGGGTGCTGGCCAGCTTCGTGCCGGTGCTGAACATCGCGCTGATCTGGGCGCTGGCGCTGCAGCGCTGGCCCAACGACGGCGCGGAAAACAGCGCGGGCGCGAATAACCCAGGGCCGGACGAGCCCCTGTGGTCGCCCGAATCCCTGAAGAGCGCCGGAACCGGCCCTGCGGGCGGCAACACAGAGCCGCCGACCGCCCTGCCGCCCGCGAAAAGCTAG